ACCCCGTCGTAATCGGCGGCGACGCGGTAACCCGCCCCTCCGTAGCCCAGGCGCACATCGTGCGCGGCCCCGCCGTCGGCCACCAGCACTCGATCGCTCACAGGCGGGTAGCCGCGGGTGACGAGGGTGTAGTCCCCCTCCGGCAGGTCGGTGATGTGGTAGCGGCCGTCGTCCGCGCTGAGCGCCGACGCGATCACCGACCCCGCCGAATCCAGCACCGCCACTTGGGCATTCGCGACAGGCACACCGGCGGCGCGAACATACCCCGACACCGCCGACATCCGCGCCAGCTCGATGTCGTGGCGCAGCACCCCGGTCTGCGGCACGGACAGCGTGATGGCATGCGGGCGACGATGACCGTTGACTGCCACCAGCGTGTAGGTGCCTGCGACCACCCCGTGGCAGGCGTAGTAGCCGTCGGCGCCGGTCACCGCCGCGCCGACGACTTCGCCGCGCTGATCGGTGAGGGTGATCGTCACACCGGCCAGCGGTTCGTCACGTCCGGCGGTGACCACCCCGGACAACTCCCCGGCGCCCTGCAGGGTCAGATCCAGCGGCTGCGGCCGGCCCCCGATCGCCACATTGACCGCGGCGGGCTGATGACCGTTCGCCGAGACGATCAGCACGTAGTTCCCCGTATCCGGCGCCGCGATACCGTAACCGCCGCCGTCGTCCGTGGTCGCCCGCGAAACCTGATGTCCGCGTTGGTCGATCAGTGTCAGGACCGCATCGGATACCGGGTTGCCGTCCTCGCGGTGGATCCGGCCGGACAGCAGGTGGGCCTCCGCACCGGACAAGCCGTGGGCGGATGCGGTGACCGTCGCCGCGGTCGCGAATTCCGGTGCGGCACGACGCGTGTGCGCCCCGGCCGGCACCGATTCGGGTTCGACGTGCTCGCGATCCCGGTCCGCGTCGGCCGCGGCCGCCTCGGACCGCCCCGCGACGGCCGCGCTCCGCGCCGGGTCCGGCGCCGCGGGTTGGGGCTGTGGCGGCGTCGAATCGTCCTGCAGTGGAATCTCCTTCATGAACAGCAGCACCAGGCAGGCCAGCAGCGCCACACCCGACGCCGCGTAGAACACGCCGTGCAGCGAATCGGTGAAGCCGATCAGGATCGGATCCCGGACCTGGTCCGGCAACGTCGCGAGACCGCTGGTGTTCGACTGCAGCCGGTCGAGTTCGCTCGTGTCGAATCCGGCGGGCAGCACACCGCCGAAGGCATCGACGATCTTGTGCGGCAGCAGATTGAACAGAATCGTCAAGAAGACCGCGACCCCCAGCGTGCCGCCCATCTGCCGGAAGAAGGTCGCCGACGCCGTCGACACACCCATATCCGACCGCGGACCCGCGTTCTGCGCCGCGATGATCAACGTCTGCATACAGCCACCGAGGCCGAATCCGATGACCGCGCTGTACACCAGGGGCTGCCACAGCGGGCTGTCGTAGTGCACCTGGGCGTAGAGTGCCGCGCCGGCAGCGATCACGAAGGTGCCGACGACAGGCAGGATCTTGTAGCGTCCGGTGAGTTTGGTGATCTGCCCGGCGATCAGCGAGCCGATCATGATGCCCAGCACCAGCGGCAGCATCAGCAAGCCCGCCTTCGTCGGCGAATACCCGCGCACCACCTGCAGATACAGCGGCACCATACTGATCGCGCCGAACATCGCGATACCCACGATGAAACCGCCCAGGATGGTGATGGAGAACGTCGAGTTCCGGAACAGCCGCAACGGGATCAGCGCGGCGTCCTTCATCAGGAATTCCACGATGACGAACAGCACGAGACCGGCGGCGCCGATCCCGTAGCAGATCAGCGAGCGCTGCGACTCCCAGCCCCAGCTGCGGCCCTGTTCGGCCACGATCAGCAACGGCACCACACAGATCGCCAGCGCGACCGCGCCGAACCAGTCCACGCGATGGCGCTGCCGTTCGTGCGGAACGTTGAGCACCTTCGCCACGACCGCGAGCGCCAGCACCCCGATCGGCACGTTCACCAGGAACACCCAGCGCCAGCCGTCGATACCCCACAGCGTGTCGTAATCGGAGAAGAAGCCGCCGAGCACCGGGCCGGCCACCGTGGCGGTGCCGAACACCATCATGAAGTAACCCTGATAGCGCACTCGCTCCCGAGCGGGCACGATATCGCCGATGATGGTGAACGCCAGCGACATCAGGCCACCGGCACCCAGCCCCTGGAACGCCCGGAACCCCGCCAACTCATACATCGACGTCGCGAACGTACACGCCGCCGACCCCACCACGAAAATACCGATCGCCAACAAATAAAACGGCTTACGACCATAAATATCGGCCAACTTGCCGTACAACGGCGTCGAAATCGTCGCCGTAATCAAATACGCCGTCGTCGCCCACGCCTGCTGATCGAAACCATGCAAACTATTAGCGATCCGAACAATCGCCACACTCACAATATTCTGATCCAGCGCCGCCAAGAACATCCCCAGCAACAAACCGGACAGAATGGTCAGAACCTGGCGATGCGACAGAGTCGTGCCCGGCGCGGCGCCCGGGTCCGGCTGCACTGCCGGCTCCCGGGTGGTCGAAGTGGTCATATTTTTCAAGCCTTAATTCGGTTCGGCCGTCGATGGTGGGGTTGATTCGATACCGCAGTTGAGCCGGTCGAGCAGAGCGATCAGGGCGGACCGGTCCGTGGCGGGCCGATCGGCCATCACCTCGGCGATCCAGCGGTTGCGCTGCCGGCGATTCTCGGAGAACACCCGAATGCCCTCATCGGTCGCCACCAGGACGCAGGCCCGGCCGTCGATCGGATCGGCCCGGCGTTCCACCAGGCCGTGCGCTACGAGAGATCTGGTCTGCCGACTGACAGTGGAGATTTCGGCATGCGACTGCTCCGCCAACCTACCGGTGCGCTGTGGCCCGTGGTGCACCAGGCAGAACAACATGGCGTAGGCGAGTTTCTCCAGTTCGTCCGGGCCGGACTCGGACAGCCGGGTTTCGGCGCGGTCGAGGCCGGCAGCGGTCACAGGGTGTCCCCATCTTCCCAGATCTGCAGACTTGCTCAGCGCGGACAATTAGTTGCCAGCGACAACTATACAGACGCCGTTCTGCCGTGGTTCATTTCGCTCAGAACAAGGTCATCGGCTCTATCGGCGCTGGTTCCGGCAGGGCCGGCAATTGCGGGCAGGCCGATCGCACATCGTCGTAGAACCGCCGCGCGAGCTGTAGCGATCCGGCATTGTCGGGGGTGTGCACGAATACCGTCGGCGAGCGCCCCTCACATAACCAGTCGACGACGATCTCCCGCCAGGGCCGCCAGCCCGCCACCGTCGCCTCGACATCGTCGCGGCCGTGGTACCGCACGATCGGGTGGTCGGTCAGTGCCCGCAACCGCCGCGGCAGGCGCGGCTTCTTCGACGCCGCCTCGAACTCCCCCGGACTGCCCGGCGGCGCGGCGAACAGGGTCGTGGTGTCGAACGGAATCCATTCGGTGCCGGTGCGTTCCAGCACGTACTCCAGCCGGTCGGCGCTGTCCGGGTCGGCGAAGAAGGCCGGATGGCGCACCTCGACCGCGTACCGGTACCGGCGGGGCAACCGGTGCAGCAGTCCGGCCAGTACGCCGAGATCACCCGGGCCGAACGACGGCGGCAGTTGCACCCACAACGCGTGGACGCGCGGTCCGAGCGGTTCGATCGCCGCCAGGAATTCCGCCAATTCGGTGTCGCCACCGCGCATCCGATGTTCGTGGGTCACGGTCTTGGGCAGTTTGGGCACGAAGCGGAAGTCCTCGGGCGTCTGCTCCGCCCAGGACCGCACGGTCGCCGGAGCGGGTGTGGCATAGAAGGTGGTGTTGCCCTCCACCGCCGTGCAGTACCGGGCGTACCCGGCGAGGCGGCGCCGCGCGTCCGGCTGCTGTGCGCGCCAGGCATCGTGGGTCCACTGCGCGCAGCCGACGGCCAGCTTCACGATTGCGACGTGCGGAAGAACAGGATTTGATCACCGTAATCGGCCAGCGCCCGGGCCTGTCCGGCCTGGCGGATTCCGCTGGCGGGCAGATTGGTCAGCTTCGCGAACATCCCGGAATTGCCGAAGGCGGAACGCACCTGCGTCTCCGAGGCGTAGTCAGCGCCGTAATCGGCGAGAACAGCGAAATCCAGTGGCGCCAAGGGAGTTTCCAGCGGCGCCTGGCCGGCGGGACGACCCAGCGCCGCGTACTGCTTGGCGACACCGTCGGCGTACCAGCACAATTCGTACGTCAGATTCTCGATGGTATTCACCGCGATCACCGGCCACTGCCGCGAAAGCCGCAGTGCCAGTGGATTTCTCCCGGTAGGCGCGAGCTCCCAGAACAGACTCATCACCGACACCCAGCTACCGCCGGCGCGCTGGATCAGCACCACGTCGTCGCCGAGGCTCTGTTCGGCGTTCAGCACGGGATCGGGTATATGCCAATGGCTTTCGCCGACACCGGCGAAGGCGGAGCTGTCGACCGGGTGGGCGCCGTCGGCGGCATAGACCTCGATGACCGCCGCGCGCACCCGGGTCAGCGCGTCCGCCGACGCACACCGCACACTCAGCGCTCCGTACGAGGTCGCTATCTCCATCGGCTTCGAGGGCGGGTCGGCCAGCGCGCCGGCGGCCAGCGGTTTCAACCCGACCAGGCCCAGTTTCCAGTTGATCTCCTCGATCGTGGTCAGGTCACCGGAGGTCTGGTACAGGATCTGCTGCTGGGTCAGATATCCGGCCCGCTCGAGGGTCGCGCATTCCAATTTCACCAGCGCCGCATGGGTCTTGCTGGTGAACTCGAGTTCGTCGATGGAGGTTTCGCGCAGGCGGGTGGTCATCGCCGGCGTGGTCCAGGCCGAGTACCGCTCCCGGTACATCGCCAGCGCCTGCTTACGGGATCGGCCGATCATGAGCGTGCGCAGCAACATATTGAGGCTCGCCAGATAGCGGCCCGTCTGATCCGGATTGGCCGCGAACAATCCGGCGCGAATACGTACCGCCTCGGCACTGGCGGCTACCGCCGATTCCGGATCCAGCCGGCACAGCCACACTCCACATTTGGACAGTCCGTCCGCGCAGACTCCCGCGGCCATCGGATAGCGCTGCGCCACCTGGTGGTACGCGTCGCAGGCCTGACGAATGGTGGCGGTGGCGAGTTCGCGATGCCCGATGGTGCGCGCCGCCTGTTCGAACAACCGCAGCGCTTCGGTCACCTGCCCGGCGAATTGGGCGGTCACATGCCCCTCGGTCAGCCAGTGCAGCCGGATCAGCGCCGCCTCCTGGGCGGGCTCGAGGGCCGCGGGCGCCCGATCGCGATCGTCACCGGCGCTCTTGGTGTCCAGGCAGGCCTTGGCCAACTCGCACAGCGAGGTCGCCAGGCGCAGTTCGGACTCCGCCGATCGCTCCTGGGCGGCAGCCCGTCTGTGGTCGGCCACCTGCTGTTCGATCGTGCTCAGCGCACTTGCCATCACAACTCCCGCATCGCCTTCCACACACGGTCGTCGACCGGCCGCATCGTGCCGTGCCGAGTCTGCCACATCCGCGTAGCGCACAGCATGCCGACGAGGGGGGTGATACCGGCCCCGACCCGGTCAGAAGCCGCTCGCCATGCGACCCACTGTCGGAAACCAAGCGAATCGGTGTTAACTTAAAGGAGAACCTCGAGTAACTTTGATCGATCGGAGTGGCTATGACCACGGCAGTCGTCGTCGACGTCGTCCGGACCCCGTCCGGTAAGGGAAAAACCGGCGGCGGCCTGTCGCAGGTACATCCGGCCACCCTGCTGGCCGGCGTCCTCTCGGACCTCGTCGCACGGAACGATCTCGACCCCGCACTGGTCGACGATGTGATCGCCGGCTGCGTCACACAAAGTGGAGAACAGGCGTTCAACATCGCGCGTACGGCGGTGCTCGCCGCCGGATTCCCGGAATCGGTTCCCGCCACCACCGTCGACCGCCAGTGCGGCTCGAGCCAGCAGGCCGCCCACTTCGCCGCCCAGGGCGTCGTCGCGGGCGCGTACGACATCGCGATCGCCTGCGGCGTGGAATCCATGTCGCGGGTGCCGATGTTCTCCAACGGCCAGGGCGCCGACGCCAATCGCGGACCGATCGCCCATCGCTACCCCGAAGGCCTTGTCCAGCAGGGTATTTCCGCCGAGGTCATCGCGGCCCGCTGGAAGTTCGACCGCGCCACCCTCGACGAGTTCGCGGCCCGCTCGCACCGGCTCGCCGCCGAGACCGCCGCCGCGGGCGGTTTCGCTCGCGAACTCGTCGCCGCCGGAACGCTGGAAGCCGACGAGACCATCCGGCCCACCACGACCGTCGAGGGCCTGGCGGGACTGCGGCCGGCATTCGCCGACGACGAGTATCTGGCGCGGTTCCCCGAGATCGAGTGGTCGATCACCCCGGGCAATTCCTCCCCGCTGACCGACGGCGCCTCGGCCGCGCTGATCATGAGCGAGGAGAAGGCCGCCGCCCTCGGCCTGCGCCCGCGCGCCCGCTTCCACTCCTTCGCCGTGACCGGTGACGATCCGCTGCTCATGCTGACCGCGGTGGTGCCCGCGACCCGAAAGGCGCTGGCCCGCGGCGGTTTGTCGATCGACGATATCGACGCCTACGAGGTGAACGAGGCCTTCGCGCCGGTCCCGCTGGTCTGGGCGCACGAACTCGGCGCCGATCCGGCCAAACTCAATCCGCGCGGCGGCGCCATCGCACTGGGCCATCCGCTCGGCGCCTCCGGGGTGCGCATCCTCGCCACGCTGGTCAATCATCTGGAGCAGACCGAGGGCCGGTACGGGCTGATGACCATGTGCGAGGCGGGCGGTCTCGCCAATGCCACGGTGATCGAACGACTCTGAGCCACGCCGGGCGGACTTTCATGGAATAAGGTCAGCCGCATCGGCGGTTGCAGCGGTTATGGCGATCACCGAATCTCCCGGCTACGAGTGGATGAACGTGGCGCAGGCCCCGGTACGAGAGCTGTTCCCCGGCATCCGGCTACGGCCGCTGTGGAACGGCGCGAACGGGGCCAAAGCCTTTGTGCTGGAGATGGATCCGGGCAGCTCGTGGACGGGTATCGATGTCCACGAACCCGGTCCCGAAGAGGTCTATGTCGTCTCCGGCACCTTCAACGACGGCTTCCGGGACTATCCGGCGGGCTCGTTCATCCACGCACCCGCGGGATCGTCCCATGTGCCGCAGTCCGAGGCCGGCTGCACACTGTTCCTCTTCTATCCCGAGGGCTGATCCGGCGGTTGCCGGAAAGGTTGCTGCGGCGGTTGCCGATCGGCGTCCCCGAATAGCGCCGACCGGCAACCGTCATCCGCGGCGCCGGCAACTGTCGGGCACGATATGCCCGGCGGTCACCAGCGCGTCGAACGCCGCCTGCTTGATACCGCAGCAGTCGGTCGTGCAATCGGTGTGCAGCTGCATTACCTGGTGCGCACGGTCCACCGTCAGTGGCCGAGTCGGCGCCGAATGTGCCATCACCACAATGAGTTCAGCGACAGACAACTCCATGACATGCCCCATATCCGGTTCTACATGTTGATGTAGCTAAACAGTAACTCGGCGAACGGCCCACGCCGAGGGACAAGTACCGGACAACCGTGTGCCCAGAGGACATCCACGCGGGCACAAGAGCATTGCCTCACCTAAGCCCGGGAACTCGACTCACTGATCGTCGAGCGCGTCCGGGAATGACTGCTGCCGATGACCACCGCGCAATGTGCCCGCCACATAGGCGGCTTTACATGCGCGCCGGGCGATCTTGCCACTCGAGGTTCGCGGTATCGATCCCGCCGGCACCAGTAGCAGATCACGCACCGTCACCCCGTGGCGTGCGGAAATCGCCGCGCGCACCGTCTCGACCACCGGACCGGAATCGAGTTTGGCTGCGCCACTGCCACGTTCGGCGACGATCACCAGATGTTCGGAATCGGATCCGGATGCCGCGTCCGGGGGTAACTCGTGGCCGCGCACCGAGAAGGCCGCCACGAAACCCGGCCGCAATGCCGTCGAGGATTCCTGGGCCGACATCTCCAGATCCTGCGGATAGTGGTTGCGGCCGTCGACAATCACCAGATCCTTGACCCGTCCGGTGATGTACAGCTCACCGTCGTGGTACACGCCGTAATCGCCGGTGCTCATCCAATATGCCTGTGCCGCGGTACCTTCGGCGTGACTACCGGTCGGCCGACGCGAGGCGAGGCGATTGTGGAAGGTCTGCTCGGTCTCGTCGGGCCGGTCCCAGTAGCCGATTCCCATGTTCTCCCCGTGCAACCAGATCTCGCCGACGTGCCCGTCGGGAAGCTCGGCCCCACCCTCGTCGACGATGACCGCCCACTGCGACCGCGCCACATATCCGCACGACACCTGTGCCACGGCGTTTTCCGCGTACTGATCCACCTCGACCAGTTGCCCGGCGTTGAGCCGGGCGCGATCGGCGTAGACGACCCGTGCGGGATCCTCACGCCGGGTCGCCGAGACGAACAGCGTGGCCTCGGCCATCCCGTAGCACGGTTTGATCGCGGTCTTCGGCAGTCCGTAGGGCGTGAACGCCTCGTTGAACTTCGCCATCGACGCCACCGAGACCGGTTCACTGCCGTTGATCAGACCGATGACATTCGACAGGTCCAGGCTCTCCCCCGGCTTCGGGCGGCCCCGCACCGCCGCGTGCTCGAACGCGAAATTCGGTGCGGCGGCATAGGTTCCGGCGCCGTCGGAGGCGGCTGCCAACTCCCTGATCCAGCGCGCGGGCCGGCGGACGAAAGCACTGGGCGACATGATGGTGATGAACTTCCCGCCGATGGCCGGCAGGATCACACACAGCAGACCCATATCGTGGAACAGCGGCAACCAGGTGACGCCGCGGGCGTTCTCGTCGATGCCCAGGGCGTCGATCATCTGCAGCAGATTGGTGCCGACCGACCGGTGCGTGATCTCCACACCGGCCGGAGTGCGGGTGGACCCGGACGTGTACTGCAGATACGCGACACTATCGATATCGATATCCGGTTCGATCCAGTTCGCGCCGATACTGTCCGGAATCGCGTCGACGGCGATGATGCGCGGTCGCTGCGCGGCCGGCATGGCGCGAAAGAATTCCCGCACCCCCGCCGCCGCGGAGGTGGCCGTGAGAATCGCGGTGGGCCGGCAGTCACCGAGCACGGCGTGCAGGCGGTCGGTGTGGCCGGGCTCGTCCGGATCGAACAGCGGCACCGCGATATTGCCCGCGTAGACCGCCGCGAACAGCGCCACCACGTAGTCCAGGCCCTGCGGCGCCAGCACCGCGACCCGGTCACGTGGCGAGGTGACCTGCTGTAGCCGCGCCGCCACCGCTCGCAATCGCGCACCGAACTGGCGCCAGGTGAGCTCGTGATATTCACCCTCGCGTTCGCGCGAATAGTCGATGTAGCGGTAGGCCAGTTCGTCCCCGTTCGCCGCACTGTGTTTGTCGACGAAGTCGATCAGCGTCGCGCCGCCCAGGATCTTGATATTGCCCTGCTCGTCCAGATAGTCATCGAAGGTCTCGCCGATCATTCCCTATCCTTTTTCTCGCACGCACAGATGTCGTGCGATGACACCGAATACCCGATCGACGCCCGAGCCCGCCGGGTCGGCGGGCTGGGGCGGTGGAGCTCAGTACCGTCCGAAACTCAGCGATACGTTGTGGCCGCCGAAGCCGAAGGAGTTGTTGACCGCATAGTCGATCCGGCCTTGGCGCGCCTGACCCTTGACGATGTCGAGATCGACCTCCGGGTCCTGATTCTCCAGATTCAAGGTCGGCGGCACGACGCTGTCGCGAATGGACAGCACCGTGAGAACCGACTCGAGCGCCCCGACCGCGCCGATGGAATGCCCGAGCGCCGATTTCGGGGCGTAGACCGAGGCGTGGCCACCGACCGCGGCGGCGATCGCGCGTGCCTCGGCCGTATCGCCGATCGGCGTCGCGGTGGCATGGGCATTCACATGCATCACATCGGTTTTCGACAGGCCCGCGGTCTGCAGTGCGCGGGTGATCGCCCGCGCGGCGCCCTTGCCTTCGGGATCGGGCGCCACCAGGTGGAAACCGTCGGAAGTGACGCCGGCACCGAGCAGACGGGCATGGACGGTCGCACCGCGCGCCCGGGCGTGTTCCTCGGATTCGAGCACCATCATCGCCCCGGCCTCACCGAAGACGAATCCGTCCCGATCGGTGTCGAACGGCCGCGAGGCCCGCTTCGGCTCGTCGTTGCGGGTGCTCATGGCGCGCATCATGGTGAACGCCGCGATCGGCACGGCCTGGATGGATCCCTCCACCCCGCCGGTGACGACCACATCGGCATCACCCATCACGATCATCTTCCAGGCGTTCGCGATGGCCTCGGATCCGGACGAACACGCCGAGACCGGCGTGGCGATACCGGCTTTGGCACCCAATTCCGTACCCACCACCGCGGCCGCGCCGTTGGGCATGATCATCTGCACCGCCAGCGGGCTGACCCGGCGATAACCGCCGTTGGCCATCTTGTCCCTGACGTCGATGAGCGCTTCCGCGCCACCGAGCCCGGTACCGACCGATACGCCCAGCCGCTCCCGGTCGACCTCAGGCGTGCCCGCGTTGCGCCACACCTCGCGGCCCAGCATCAGCGCCATCTGCTCGACATAGGACAGCCGCCGGGTCTCCTCCCGGCTCAGGACGCTGCTGGGCGCGACCTTGAGATGTCCGCCGATACGCACCGGCAGTTCGAACTGGTCGATGAATCCGTCGTCGAGTACATCGATTCCGCTCTCACCGTTCAACAGGCCTTTCCAGGTGGAGTCGACGTCACCGGCGATCGACGTCGTAGCGGCCAGGCTGGTGACGACGACGTCGCGGTAACGCGTACGGCTGGAAACCGTCATTCTCGGCTCACTTTCGACAGGCAACACTGCGGAACAGGGGCAACACTGCGGCGAATACAAGCTGAAGCGACAACGGTGGCGATGGAGCGGCTACATTAGCGAGGCGAACCCGACCGGCTGCCCTGCGCCACCCGGCAGCCCGGTCGTGACTGCACTGTACCGGTTTCTTCCCGAGCGTCGCACCGCGATCCACAACGAGGAAGGGCACCACCGTTGGTCAGGAATCTCACCCAGCTCGAGTTGCTGCTGGAACTCGAGCCCGTCGCCGAGCGCAACGTCCACCGGCATCTGTCGATGGCCAAGACGTGGCATCCGCACGACTATGTGCCCTGGGACCAGGGCAGCAACTTCGCCGCACTGGGCGGAAAGGATTGGGACCCCGCGCAGTCGCGGCTCAGCGAGGTGGCCCGCGCGGCCATGATCACCAATCTTCTCACCGAGGACAATCTGCCCTCCTACCACCGCGAAATCGCCGAGAATTTCTCCCGCGACGGGGCCTGGGGCACCTGGGTCGGCCGCTGGACCGCCGAGGAGAACCGGCACGGCATCGTCATGCGCGACTACCTGGTGGTCACCCGCGGCGTCGACCCGGTCGCGCTCGAACAGGCCCGGATGGCCCACATGACCCAGGGCTACAACGCGATGAAACTCGTTCGGGAGAGCGAGAAGGCCGATCTGTCCGACATCGCCGACACCGGATTCCTGCATTCGGTCGCCTACGTGACCTTCCAAGAGCTGGCGACCCGGGTCTCACACCGCAATACCGGCAAGATCTGCGACGATCCCGTCGCCGATCGCATGCTGGCGCGCATCTCGGCCGACGAGAACCTGCACATGATCTTCTACCGCAATATGTGCGACGCGGCATTGGATCTCGCACCGGATCAGGCGATCGCGGCCATCACCGATATCGTCTGCAATTTCCAGATGCCCGGCGCCGGAATGCCGGATTGGCGGCGCAACGGCGTACTGATGGCCAAACACGGTGTCTACGATCTGCGTCAGCACCTCGAGGAGGTGGTGATGCCCGTGTTGCGCAAGTGGAATGTGTTCGATCGCAACGATTTCACCGCACGTGGTGATGGCGCACGCAACACCCTCGGGGAATTCCTGGAGAAGCTGCGAACCGACTGCGCGCGTTTCGAAGAGCAGCGCGACCGGGCGCTGGCGCGGGAGGCCCGCAAACGCGATCTGGTGAGCTCCCCGTCGTGAGGGCCCGCGGCGCGGCGGTGTAAGCGACTGCATCCCCGAGCATTTCGATATGGTTTCGAACGCGTCAGAGCGGCAGAACACATTGCCAGAAAATAGCCGCGGGTGCACACTAGGAGATATGACCGCTTCACCCCGCGCTGCTCACCCCACGGCACACGAAACCGTGGCGCTGATCGACGCAACCCATCCCGTTGTGCACGTCGAGTTCCGGATCGGTGATCCGCACCGGCAGGCCAAGATGCGGGCGGTCATGGACCGCCTGCGCGTGGGAAACCGGTTCGGAAACCGCTGAATTCACCGCCGCTAGATCGCCATACCCACCAGATGGCCGACCAGATAGGTCGTCGCCATCGCGACCGCACCGCCCGCCAGCACTCGAATCGCCGCACGCCGTACCGGCGCCTGGCCGAGGCGTGCGCCGACGGCGCCGGTCGCGGCCAGGGCCAGCAGCACCGCCGTCGCGGTGACCGGAACCCGGATGGCCGCCGGCACCAGCATCGCCAGTAGCGGCAGTAGCGCACCGGCGGTGAACGACAGGGCCGACGACAGGGCGGCATGCCACGGGTTGGTCAATTCCGTCGGATCGATACCCAATTCGGCTTCGGCGTGCGCGGCGAACGCGTCCTTGGCCGTCAACTCCCGGGCCACTCGTGCCGCGGTGGCGGGTGACAGCCCCTTCGCCTCGTAGA
The genomic region above belongs to Nocardia spumae and contains:
- a CDS encoding acyl-ACP desaturase; translation: MVRNLTQLELLLELEPVAERNVHRHLSMAKTWHPHDYVPWDQGSNFAALGGKDWDPAQSRLSEVARAAMITNLLTEDNLPSYHREIAENFSRDGAWGTWVGRWTAEENRHGIVMRDYLVVTRGVDPVALEQARMAHMTQGYNAMKLVRESEKADLSDIADTGFLHSVAYVTFQELATRVSHRNTGKICDDPVADRMLARISADENLHMIFYRNMCDAALDLAPDQAIAAITDIVCNFQMPGAGMPDWRRNGVLMAKHGVYDLRQHLEEVVMPVLRKWNVFDRNDFTARGDGARNTLGEFLEKLRTDCARFEEQRDRALAREARKRDLVSSPS
- a CDS encoding VIT1/CCC1 transporter family protein — protein: MVTIESAVRTESHGAGLSVRLNWLRAGVLGANDGIVSVAGIVIGVAAATTSTPAIMTAGVAGLAAGAVSMALGEYVSVSTQRDSERAVLAAERRELATDPDGELAELAAIYEAKGLSPATAARVARELTAKDAFAAHAEAELGIDPTELTNPWHAALSSALSFTAGALLPLLAMLVPAAIRVPVTATAVLLALAATGAVGARLGQAPVRRAAIRVLAGGAVAMATTYLVGHLVGMAI